In Corylus avellana chromosome ca2, CavTom2PMs-1.0, the following proteins share a genomic window:
- the LOC132171890 gene encoding uncharacterized protein LOC132171890 produces MEDVSERSEMRRLQREQERERRRMRDRERRQSMTLEQREKHLARRRRNYQLRRLRAEGARSGSQTGQTSMVTVGETITGDDHQAVTSVSGLSVNCNGVTHVGINQGEEKLNVECVESEVLQALVHKSNNFPARLRLSHIRHLARSLNHSIGGLADNYQMVAALITKEDAASNCLQVGDSDSCRSPQSLRLNRVKRLARTLNNSANSSMKEATDQNQRSGKEGRRKQKGITSWAWINCWTRLCDV; encoded by the exons ATGGAAGACGTATCAGAGAGGTCAGAGATGCGTAGACTGCAAAGGgagcaagaaagagaaaggCGCCGAATGCGTGACAGGGAAAGAAGACAGTCAATGACTCTTGAGCAGAGGGAGAAACATCTTGCTAGGCGTCGTAGAAACTATCAATTGAGAAGACTAAGAGCTGAAGGTGCGAGATCAGGTTCTCAAACCGGACAAACAAGTATGGTGACTGTAGGTGAAACTATCACCGGCGATGACCATCAAGCAGTAACTTCTGTTTCAGGACTTAGTGTCAATTGTAATGGTGTTACTCACGTTGGAATTAATCAAGGcgaagaaaaattaaatgtgGAATGTGTAGAGTCTGAGG TTTTGCAAGCTTTGGTCCACAAATCAAATAATTTCCCGGCAAGGTTACGTCTAAGTCATATAAGACATCTTGCAAGATCATTAAATCATTCTATAGGAGGGCTTGCTGACAATTACCAAATGGTGGCAGCACTCATAACGAAAGAGGATGCTGCTAGTAACT GTTTGCAAGTTGGAGACTCTGATTCTTGTAGATCACCGCAGAGTTTACGTTTAAATCGTGTTAAGCGCCTTGCTCGTACATTAAACAATTCAGCAAATTCTTCTATGAAAGAGGCTACTGATCAAAACCAGCGAAGTGGGAAAGAAG GACggagaaaacaaaagggaaTTACTTCATGGGCATGGATTAATTGTTGGACAAGGCTGTGTGATGTTTAG
- the LOC132170712 gene encoding scarecrow-like protein 13 isoform X2, with protein sequence MCTGLLFKTHFTIEHHGSASFHGLYNQPLQEIDPIYLSQFQILENNADPVIGNQGTSVSFEHSKGQYFTLESSPATAGYIFCDSPSITSGLSNRSPFSPQVSPSCISDPHHSSDNTYGSPVSGSSVADNGNELKHFLKEVEVLLLGSESDTVNSCSNCLNSGIPQATSMSRWDWNQLVRLDLSQMLLCCAEAVSRNDVSTAFNLMEVLGKMVSISGEPIQRVGTYMLEGLRAKLEHSGTVIYRSLKKCEEPTNSELMSYMSIIYQIGPYWKFAYMSANVVIGEVMANEPRIHIIDFQIAQGSQWMLLMQALANRPGGPPLVRITGVDDSQSIHARGGGLHIVGQKLSQYAESCKVPFEFHAAPMSGCEVELENLSIRPGEALAVNFPYVLHHMPDESVSTQNHRDRLLRLVKSLSPKVVTIVEQESNTNTSPFLSRFKETLEYYTAMFESIDAGSHHVALPRDDKQRIRTEENCVARDIVNMIACEDAERVERHELLGKWRSRLSMAGFAPYPLSSSVTHVVKDLLKDYNENFRLEKRDGALYLHWKNRSMATSSAWR encoded by the exons ATGTGTACTGGACTGCTTTTCAAGACTCACTTTACAATT GAACACCATGGTTCGGCCAGTTTCCATGGGCTGTACAACCAGCCTTTGCAAGAAATTGATCCCATTTATTTGTCTCAGTTCCAGATTTTAGAAAACAATGCCGACCCAGTTATTGGCAACCAAGGAACAAGTGTTTCCTTCGAACACTCTAAGGGACAATACTTCACCCTGGAATCATCCCCAGCAACTGCTGGTTATATTTTCTGCGATTCCCCTTCTATAACTAGTGGCTTGTCTAACAGAAGTCCCTTTTCGCCCCAAGTTTCTCCATCTTGCATTTCAGATCCACATCATTCCTCTGATAACACCTATGGATCTCCAGTAAGTGGCTCTTCTGTTGCTGATAATGGCAATGAATTGAAGCACTTTCTCAAGGAAGTGGAAGTTTTATTGCTGGGTTCTGAATCAGATACTGTCAACAGTTGCTCTAACTGTCTCAATAGTGGGATCCCCCAAGCCACCTCCATGTCGAGGTGGGATTGGAATCAACTAGTCAGGTTAGATCTGAGTCAGATGCTCCTTTGCTGTGCAGAGGCGGTATCCCGTAATGATGTCTCAACAGCATTTAATTTAATGGAAGTGTTGGGGAAGATGGTGTCGATCTCTGGGGAGCCAATACAACGAGTGGGTACTTACATGTTGGAAGGGCTTAGAGCAAAGTTAGAGCATTCGGGAACTGTTATCTACAGATCCCTGAAGAAGTGCGAAGAACCAACAAACTCAGAGCTAATGTCATACATGTCTATCATTTATCAGATTGGCCCTTATTGGAAGTTTGCTTACATGTCTGCAAATGTTGTCATTGGGGAAGTTATGGCAAATGAACCCAGAATCCACATCATTGATTTCCAGATTGCACAGGGCAGTCAGTGGATGCTTCTCATGCAGGCTCTTGCAAATCGGCCTGGTGGGCCCCCCCTTGTCCGCATCACTGGTGTTGACGATTCCCAATCAATTCATGCTCGAGGTGGAGGACTTCATATTGTAGGGCAGAAGCTGTCGCAGTATGCGGAGTCATGCAAAGTACCATTTGAATTTCATGCTGCCCCCATGTCTGGTTGTGAGGTTGAGCTAGAAAATCTGAGTATTCGACCTGGGGAAGCCCTGGCTGTTAATTTCCCATACGTGTTGCACCACATGCCAGATGAGAGTGTGAGCACACAGAATCATAGAGATAGACTGTTGAGGCTGGTTAAGAGTTTGTCTCCCAAAGTTGTGACCATTGTTGAACAAGAATCCAACACCAACACTTCCCCATTCCTCTCGAGGTTCAAGGAGACACTGGAATATTATACAGCCATGTTTGAATCAATTGATGCGGGTTCACACCATGTGGCTCTCCCAAGAGATGACAAGCAGCGGATCCGTACAGAAGAGAACTGTGTGGCTCGCGACATAGTAAACATGATAGCTTGTGAGGATGCTGAGAGGGTGGAACGGCATGAACTTCTAGGAAAGTGGAGGTCAAGACTTTCAATGGCAGGGTTTGCTCCATATCCGTTGAGTTCCTCTGTGACTCACGTTGTTAAGGATCTGTTGAAGGACTATAATGAGAATTTTAGACTTGAAAAGAGGGATGGGGCTCTGTACCTGCACTGGAAGAACAGATCTATGGCAACCTCTTCCGCTTGGAGGTGA
- the LOC132170712 gene encoding scarecrow-like protein 13 isoform X1, giving the protein MCTGLLFKTHFTIMQTSQEHHGSASFHGLYNQPLQEIDPIYLSQFQILENNADPVIGNQGTSVSFEHSKGQYFTLESSPATAGYIFCDSPSITSGLSNRSPFSPQVSPSCISDPHHSSDNTYGSPVSGSSVADNGNELKHFLKEVEVLLLGSESDTVNSCSNCLNSGIPQATSMSRWDWNQLVRLDLSQMLLCCAEAVSRNDVSTAFNLMEVLGKMVSISGEPIQRVGTYMLEGLRAKLEHSGTVIYRSLKKCEEPTNSELMSYMSIIYQIGPYWKFAYMSANVVIGEVMANEPRIHIIDFQIAQGSQWMLLMQALANRPGGPPLVRITGVDDSQSIHARGGGLHIVGQKLSQYAESCKVPFEFHAAPMSGCEVELENLSIRPGEALAVNFPYVLHHMPDESVSTQNHRDRLLRLVKSLSPKVVTIVEQESNTNTSPFLSRFKETLEYYTAMFESIDAGSHHVALPRDDKQRIRTEENCVARDIVNMIACEDAERVERHELLGKWRSRLSMAGFAPYPLSSSVTHVVKDLLKDYNENFRLEKRDGALYLHWKNRSMATSSAWR; this is encoded by the exons ATGTGTACTGGACTGCTTTTCAAGACTCACTTTACAATT ATGCAAACATCTCAGGAACACCATGGTTCGGCCAGTTTCCATGGGCTGTACAACCAGCCTTTGCAAGAAATTGATCCCATTTATTTGTCTCAGTTCCAGATTTTAGAAAACAATGCCGACCCAGTTATTGGCAACCAAGGAACAAGTGTTTCCTTCGAACACTCTAAGGGACAATACTTCACCCTGGAATCATCCCCAGCAACTGCTGGTTATATTTTCTGCGATTCCCCTTCTATAACTAGTGGCTTGTCTAACAGAAGTCCCTTTTCGCCCCAAGTTTCTCCATCTTGCATTTCAGATCCACATCATTCCTCTGATAACACCTATGGATCTCCAGTAAGTGGCTCTTCTGTTGCTGATAATGGCAATGAATTGAAGCACTTTCTCAAGGAAGTGGAAGTTTTATTGCTGGGTTCTGAATCAGATACTGTCAACAGTTGCTCTAACTGTCTCAATAGTGGGATCCCCCAAGCCACCTCCATGTCGAGGTGGGATTGGAATCAACTAGTCAGGTTAGATCTGAGTCAGATGCTCCTTTGCTGTGCAGAGGCGGTATCCCGTAATGATGTCTCAACAGCATTTAATTTAATGGAAGTGTTGGGGAAGATGGTGTCGATCTCTGGGGAGCCAATACAACGAGTGGGTACTTACATGTTGGAAGGGCTTAGAGCAAAGTTAGAGCATTCGGGAACTGTTATCTACAGATCCCTGAAGAAGTGCGAAGAACCAACAAACTCAGAGCTAATGTCATACATGTCTATCATTTATCAGATTGGCCCTTATTGGAAGTTTGCTTACATGTCTGCAAATGTTGTCATTGGGGAAGTTATGGCAAATGAACCCAGAATCCACATCATTGATTTCCAGATTGCACAGGGCAGTCAGTGGATGCTTCTCATGCAGGCTCTTGCAAATCGGCCTGGTGGGCCCCCCCTTGTCCGCATCACTGGTGTTGACGATTCCCAATCAATTCATGCTCGAGGTGGAGGACTTCATATTGTAGGGCAGAAGCTGTCGCAGTATGCGGAGTCATGCAAAGTACCATTTGAATTTCATGCTGCCCCCATGTCTGGTTGTGAGGTTGAGCTAGAAAATCTGAGTATTCGACCTGGGGAAGCCCTGGCTGTTAATTTCCCATACGTGTTGCACCACATGCCAGATGAGAGTGTGAGCACACAGAATCATAGAGATAGACTGTTGAGGCTGGTTAAGAGTTTGTCTCCCAAAGTTGTGACCATTGTTGAACAAGAATCCAACACCAACACTTCCCCATTCCTCTCGAGGTTCAAGGAGACACTGGAATATTATACAGCCATGTTTGAATCAATTGATGCGGGTTCACACCATGTGGCTCTCCCAAGAGATGACAAGCAGCGGATCCGTACAGAAGAGAACTGTGTGGCTCGCGACATAGTAAACATGATAGCTTGTGAGGATGCTGAGAGGGTGGAACGGCATGAACTTCTAGGAAAGTGGAGGTCAAGACTTTCAATGGCAGGGTTTGCTCCATATCCGTTGAGTTCCTCTGTGACTCACGTTGTTAAGGATCTGTTGAAGGACTATAATGAGAATTTTAGACTTGAAAAGAGGGATGGGGCTCTGTACCTGCACTGGAAGAACAGATCTATGGCAACCTCTTCCGCTTGGAGGTGA
- the LOC132172135 gene encoding NADH-ubiquinone oxidoreductase 20.9 kDa subunit has translation MNTDITASAKPEYPVLDRNPPFTRVVGNFSSLDYLRFVTITGVSVTVGYLSGIKPGIRGPSMVTGGLIGLMGGFMYAYQNSAGRIMGFFPNDDEVSRYKK, from the exons ATGAACACAGACATCACAGCGTCGGCGAAGCCAGAGTACCCGGTCTTAGATCGGAACCCTCCTTTCACCAGAGTCGTCGGAAACTTCAGCTCTCTCGACTACCTCCGCTTCGTCACCATCACCGGCGTCTCCGTCACCGTCGGCTACCTCTCCG gGATTAAGCCAGGGATTAGAGGACCGTCGATGGTGACTGGGGGTCTGATCGGGCTTATGGGTGGGTTCATGTATGCGTACCAGAACTCGGCTGGTCGAATCATGGGCTTCTTCCCCAACGACGACGAGGTATCTCGTTACAAGAAATGA